ACTAGAAAATTGCAATATTGAGAAGCGAtcgtagcccagtgggtaggagctagacttcactttcgcggggccaagttcgaatcccagcacgcccctcCTTTTctcctccaacttttctaagttatgtgcgttttaagtaaataattttaaaatataagaaagacgtaattttgtaatgtatttaaaaacatatgtattaaatgttaaaaagcAATGTAACTATTTAATTTACCTTGTCCGATTGCAACACCCACTTAGACCTATTTATAATTctaattattcaaaataaatctaaaaatttcaaataaagttattctaaaGAACCAACTTCCATCTTGAAACATAAAGGCCTTACAAAAAAACGTTTTTCatgctctgacatttgaaaggtgcttcTCAGTTGAAGTGTGCCAAAACACTGATTCCGACGTTAATTAACGTTAATATGCAAGGTCCTTATTTTCATAGTAGAAGAAAAATTCGCAGTGGGCTATAAAATCTGttttttgaaagtttttttttcggaaataacgtaaaacaaaattaaagaacaacatttaattacaattaaattaaattaaaaaacggtTCACAGATTGCTATGACTTCCGCCCGAAACTAATAGCGTATCCACAACCAAAGACATAATCTATGGATTGATTTTATATGcgctttacaaaaataattctttttttaaatcatcgaTCTTTAGTCTTGGGATCCTAGATTACAAAGAATTGTAGACGCTTTGACCAAAAATACTTTCATAAATTTTACAGTTCATATTATAATGATCTTATTACctggattgtttttttttaaacaagaaGGTTTGGCTTTCACACTTGAAAGCCAAGAACTCCACTCAGTGGAGTAGAAGGATTTATAAATACTACTTTTTAGGCGCTTATTCTTTCATCGCCCAATAATAAGTGCATATACGATTAGAAACAAattttccacaaaaaaaaactataggtaTTTATAAGCTAAAACCTTTTTTCTTCATGAAGGAAGATGTTTACTGgttttattaatttcgggcgtTCAACAACAATAAAGCTAATGTTGGattgttctttttattccaccatGATCTCGATGTGGACGGAGCCGATGCCCTCATGCCGGTCGTATTTGATATTGTGCGCCCAGGCGCGGCACTCTATGTTAATCAGCATGCCCGCTGcaataaaataggttttattaatatatttaaataaatattatcctctatatatttaaataaatattatctactaatattataaactagctgtccaggcgaacttcgtaccgcggatgttttttttttttttttatgaatgtcatatctttatacttattatactattccggtctaagaggaatccaaaaaaatcaaatatcataaaaattggcccagccgttcttgagttataaatggtgtaactatcgcatatatatagatgtaaatgttagtttgtttgttacgctttcactaaaactacttaatgaaacatcctcatgaaactttgtacacatattcttggaagtactataagtaacataggatactttttattccaatattaagcttagttcctttgggagagcagatgaaagtgtttgacgattttacaccataactccgacaaatgatgaccgatttaaataattatttttgtactatagaggttttaatatgtgtttaattttgcccaaactttgtgtagatctgatgaatgtggttggagatagaggacagaagtcctcagcggacagcagcaaacccctcatttaaggcttagcgatactgaatacataattgctgccacatttatgaggacttcagtgctaggactaaataaaacatgttagaaatgttcttcgctAACTtttagcatatgaatcaactaacaatgcgatttcgattcttcctttaacgattgctattctttgtaagtgattGATGGAGCCAAGACtgatcagacagttcttttaaaatattgttactatatgaattgataaaatactttttaaaaactacaccactTTTTTAAGAATAccaaacataaattttttttagaactacaactaaatttaatttcacataaaaaaacaaaaacaaacgcagacgaagtcgcgggcaacagctagtaatatgtATCTCCTACGACAGAGGAAACCggtgcccagcagtggggcgTTAATACGATGATGCCGCTTAAAAAAATGGAAGTACAATGGCAATTTTAAGACTTACTTTTGGGTCTTTGTAAGTGTACAGCGACTAGAGGACTCAGGTAACCCTCTTGGTTGGTGTAGGGGAAGTAGTACCCCGGGAAGCCCCGGTAGGGCAGGTACTGGATGGGGCCGATGTTCTCCCTGTCCGCGGGGTTCTCGCCCTGGCAGGACACCCACACCATGTTCAGCTAAAATAAAAGAAGCAAcagtttaaatatcacaaaagtGATTTATGCCGTGCGGTGACAtaggtctgtctgtctgtctgtccgggcatcacgtgaaaactactgaacggatttaaataaaatttggtatagtggtacttgatattccgggtcaaatTTGATATTCcggtttttttatcaattttacttcatagctccgtaaatttgaaccgattttaataatttttattttatttgaatgtgcatattatcaagcatgtattgtctaattttaatgaagatcaaaaattaaatattgtcggagataaaggaaacaactcttcacagataacaggaagtcgcaaggcatatgggacaacgatcgaatgcatgcgtataacatcctactaatattataaattgacggccgactggcgcagtgggcagggaacctgctttctaagtcctaggccgtggtttcgattcccacatctggaaagtgtttgtgagATGGACAAGATTGATTTTAGtgtatctgtgtattataagtatttatgtgtattatattaataaaaatattcaacagctatcttcgtacccataacacaagctacgcttactttggggctagatggcgatgtgtattgtcgtagtatatttatttattatttatttatttataaatgaaaaaaattgtgaggatggatgtatgtatggatggctGTATGTATAAATGgatgtgtggatgtttgtttcgctttaacgccacaacgaataaaccgattgggctgaaatttggcagagacatacaatatagtctggaatagctcataggcttctttttatccctaaAAAGTAAACAGCTCCTACAAGATAGCATCGCTTTTTTTTCGcaattgtctttcaaaatctgTGCAAAGGAGTTTTacattgacgtggttttttaaataggcatagttttaatattataaaacacgtCTAATGTAATAACTTgagaaatacatttattacttcGGTAGCTTTTGCCCGTGTCCTTCGTAAAAAACCGTAAATAATACTTGTTCGAGTTTTTGTACGAATCCCGTGAGAATAGTTTCTtctcctggaataaaaagtagcctttattACTCTGCGTGCTTTCATCTAATTCTATTTCAAGTctatcggttgcttagttaggatgtaacgtaaggacaaacaaacaatttatagTAGTATGGATTATCTAATAACCAAAACAGAGAACTCACATAATTCTTATCAAAAGCAGTCATATTCTTAATATGGTCCTTCAAGTCATCAGGCATAGCTGCGGGCAAGAGATCAGAACTGTTGTAGAACGCTGGTTTCCATCCGAATATCTTGTTAAGCTTTAGGAAGATGCAAGGCGTTGACTTGTGGTAGGCGAAGCCGTTCTCCTCGATGCAGGGACTCCAGGCGTTGACGTCCACGTCACAGACTTTGCCAGCTGGTGGAGGAAGCTTGAAGTCGCAATTGTGGATGTTCTGACCCGCGCCGGACTTGTTAGCATCCCGTTTATAAGctgtaaaatgattattttttttctacactTGTACATACTTTACACTTAAACACAGTCTGCTAAACTAAAATACAGTTTGTCGGCAATATAACTTACTTTACATGTTGACTGATCCCGTATAAAAATATTCCGAAAATCTCATTCTTGTCAAAGAACCTTGCTGTTGAGCCAAAATATGCATCagctttcgcttttataatattagtacttatttaataatatatgctTTATGATTGTTAGTAATTgaagatttttaattaactacCTCACTGGTCGATTTTTGGCTCAATTGCTGGTCTGATCTTAGTtaaaattttgcacagagaTAGCTTGTGACACCGAGGACGTAGTAAACTTTTTATCCCTTAATAGAAACCAGTAgctgttttcagtttttttttgtattccactaaaagttagcccttgactgcaatctcatctggtgccGATAGTAAGTGATGACCTGAAACACCTGTGATGGTGTTTCAGTATAAGTACATGATCAGTACtgggaaaaaaatgtttcaacaAATTAGTGTCCACAGACAATAagcaaagttcaaagtttaaggcctattacaaaaaaaaaacttcaaaagaTACCAAGCTTGATTTAAGTTATGTAAGATTATAAAAATTTCCGTGCTATATCATCTGCTCTGGGCATTCGCTATGACATTAATATCCTTCCATTGGTAATTGCTCACTTAGGACATACGTATGGAGTTCCTGTGCAGAATTCACGCTGGACCTACTAGTTTAATTTATGCGTTTATGTCATCCATTACTGAAAACCTTGTAGGTTTGAACAGTATAGCCGGGCGGAGGCGGAAAGTTCGGAAAGCTATGCCAGGAGTGTAATTGGTTGTGCATGAAACTGTATTGGAGAtttcgaaatatttttatgcggAGTGAGggttatgaagcggtgatagcctagtgaccAGACAACCGACGTCAGTGTCGAGGAGCcggagaagaaaaagaaaaactttatcgCACAtctaacatacaggaaaagaaacagtaaggagtatacagcaaacaatgtagacatacaAAGGTTGACTTATAGCAATCTCTTACCGGCAACCTTCGTAGACAGGAATTACAGCAATGCCGAGTGCGAaactcagcacgcacctctaacttttcatagctatgtgcgttctaagcattcaaaatatcactagcttcaacagtaaaggaaaacatcgtgaggaaacctgcatgcctgtaagttctctataatgttctcaaaaggtgtgtggagtccaccaattcgcactgggccaacgttgtggactacggtcttaaccccttcacattgtgagagacccgtgctctgtagtgggccgttaatggtgataaagatgaatgaatgaattaattaatgaatacatttttattgtacaccaaagaaaaaaagttgttacagggatataaatacagagcaagagagtacaatttagtGGAGTACAAGATGATGATGGCAATGTGCGACCATCGGTGTGtatatcagtcagtcagtgtatttattaaatagtttatttttcattacacaTTTAGTACACAAGTGATAGCATGCAAAAAACACGTACTGATCACGCTACGTTTGGATCTGTCAAACttaagcgtaggtgttaatccTAATATTATgtcgcccttcagaccgaatcAAAGCAACGCTGCTTTGCGATAGAAAAAAGCACGGCtgtaatacttccccggatgagctaagtctcaaaaaaattatgatctacaaatggcacaaaatcatAACGTtttgaaatccctacaaaattcCTGTGTCCATCAGTGGACGTCCTTCGGTTGAGATCTCAGTGCTTACAAAAGTCCACACAGACAGTTGATAGTTGACAGTTGCGACAGTTAGTCAGTTATGGtacttacattttaaaaaagttGATAGCTCTTTAACCCAAAACTGATAGTTGGCAGGATCGTTTCCTTTGTACCAGATGACGCTGCTGGCCACTTCAGGTGGCGTTGGCCTGAAGCCCAGCCCAGGGTTGGTGCCGATGATGGAACCTTCCAGCTGCCATTTGGGCTGCCGCGCGTCCAGCAGTTGAAGGAATGTCCACATGCAAATCGCGACGAGGATGGCAAGAGCGGCGTAGAAGATGAAGTAAAATAAGGAGATTTTGGCTGCGAAggggaaaaaatataaatgttaaaacaaTCAATACTGTACAATTTgacgtagtgggcagcgaccctgctttctaagtccaaggccgtgggttcgattcccaccactggaaaatgtttgtgtgatgaacatgactgtttttcagtgtctgggtgtttatatatgtatattataagtatttatgtacattattcatgaaaaaatattcatcagtcatcttagaaccacaagctacgcttactttgaggctagatggcaatgtgtgtattgtcgtagtatatttatttattattttatgaattgcATTTCGGAGTAGTcgagcaaaatttaaaagagatatttattaaatcacaagcccggcttttcggcttctatgtcttatattatatactattactcaatgaaatctttgagatgtctctcaataagttcgaAGGTTACATAAAAAGCAAGTTTTTGGAAAATTCCTATTACAATGTTGaaggattacgtaaacaataagaaagcttgggtatgaattgctctaacttcatagctagttatttgactgtgagatggtgataacaaaaaaaaaacccggctaagtttgttgtgagctcttcttacACCTGGGtgcgtttgtaaccctcgtagctttagttttaggttaaccAATGAGGTTATCACCATAACCTAACAATAATCGAAAAATACGTTTAGAATGTATGAATCttagaatttgaattgaaattttctgcatttttttaatatttaaataattgacgTACCCGTTAGTAAATACCCATCGCATATAAAGAGCAAGAGTcggcagggcatgcaagaaatacgtcctacaaagtaCCGCCCTGTGTGCACCAAACAAAGCTACATGTGCATAAATCACACCGGCAACTAAACCCTTCAAATTCCAATTACTACGAGAAATTGGCGTACACTCAATGCCACGTAAGGCCGTCGTATCGGTCCCGGATATAATCAGTAACATGAGATAATAGTCGTTCcgccaactcgcattggagctGCGTGGTGGGTCAACGCTCTGATTCCCTCTCTCCTGTGAAATAGTGGGCAAGCACTGGAAAGGTATAATAATGATACCAAATTCCAATATAAGCGTTCTgtgaaaatgcaaaaaaaaaaatgtaaaatttttcaTCTTTGGACTTTTGTGCGGATTTACAGAGTTACTTTTTACTACCCACAATCATTTCGTTAGCAAAAATTATACTTacaccattttatttatttataatgtaatttactttatttttgtttttttattatttttctaatcataattttgctgcttttatcaCTTTAATGGAAATAACCTGTGCTTcactttacttaatttttttttttttttaatctatttaattttctgtaacgtcactcgggtctcagctcTCTCACAGCAACTataatgcatggcaaatgctgagcccGCTGAGCTAATATACATCCTgaggtgttacacacagacattctgttaatattattgtaagatGTAACTactgtttaaattcaaaattcatttatttcaagtaggcctactttaagcacttttgaaacgtcaggtatgtatgtttgtagtgaccgtcaccggttcggaaagcagattgtaccgagaagagccggcaaaaaactcagtagttgctcttttttaacatcaacatttacaatcatttttctatcttgcgggcgatgagagcgaagctggctgctttcaGTCTactttgtcattaaggaattcatcaatatatagtaaccttgctgttttagatgtgtttttaaacattttttaaatgtatgtattggtaggtcaagaattgatcatgttgtaaaagcgcaACCCCACAAAttagttctgcacctttcgcagacgatatgcagatatcactaatttatgtccgtttctggtaagtcgattgttaatatcagctttttgtttataaagagtaatattttgtctcacaaagactatataattattaatatattgcgaagctactgtaagtataggTACCTATCTGTTTAAATTTGTcgcgaagcgattcgcgtgatccaagtttatgtattgctcttttctgtagtataaatatactttcaataccTGCAGCTTTCCCCCAcaacaagatcccataggaaataatactgtgaaagtatgcgaaataaacaagcctagctgtttcaacatag
This Pararge aegeria chromosome 3, ilParAegt1.1, whole genome shotgun sequence DNA region includes the following protein-coding sequences:
- the LOC120637486 gene encoding sodium/potassium-transporting ATPase subunit beta-2-like, with translation MTVKKRPSDLTSLERFNLYYREKEPPLTSGQKCRRFIWNPKTKQFCGRTASSWSKISLFYFIFYAALAILVAICMWTFLQLLDARQPKWQLEGSIIGTNPGLGFRPTPPEVASSVIWYKGNDPANYQFWVKELSTFLKSYKRDANKSGAGQNIHNCDFKLPPPAGKVCDVDVNAWSPCIEENGFAYHKSTPCIFLKLNKIFGWKPAFYNSSDLLPAAMPDDLKDHIKNMTAFDKNYLNMVWVSCQGENPADRENIGPIQYLPYRGFPGYYFPYTNQEGYLSPLVAVHLQRPKTGMLINIECRAWAHNIKYDRHEGIGSVHIEIMVE